Proteins from a genomic interval of Desulfobaccales bacterium:
- the rpsG gene encoding 30S ribosomal protein S7: MPRKGGVVKRPVPQDLKYNDVLVSRFINGLMERGKKSTAQRILYNAMELMGQRGNDDPLKLFHQAVENVKPLIEVKSRRVGGATYQVPIEVRADRRASLAIRWLINYSKARSEKSMEAKLAAELLDAANNRGTSIKKREDTHKMAEANKAFAHYRW; encoded by the coding sequence ATGCCGAGAAAAGGCGGAGTGGTCAAGCGGCCGGTGCCTCAGGACCTGAAGTACAACGATGTCCTGGTGAGCCGGTTCATCAACGGGCTGATGGAGCGGGGCAAGAAAAGCACGGCCCAGCGCATCCTTTATAACGCCATGGAGCTGATGGGGCAGCGGGGCAACGACGATCCTCTGAAGCTCTTTCATCAGGCGGTGGAAAATGTCAAGCCGTTGATCGAAGTAAAATCCCGCCGGGTGGGCGGCGCCACTTATCAGGTGCCCATCGAAGTCCGGGCCGACCGCCGGGCCTCTCTGGCCATCCGCTGGCTGATCAACTACTCCAAGGCCCGGAGCGAAAAGTCCATGGAGGCCAAGCTGGCCGCAGAATTGTTGGATGCGGCCAACAACCGGGGCACCTCCATTAAAAAACGGGAAGATACGCATAAGATGGCCGAAGCGAACAAGGCCTTTGCGCATTATAGATGGTAA
- the rpsL gene encoding 30S ribosomal protein S12, giving the protein MPTINQLVRKGRELQKKRTTCPALQSCPQKRGVCVRVYTTTPKKPNSALRKVARVRLTNGIEVTTYIPGVGHNLQEHSVVLIRGGRVKDLPGVRYHVIRGTLDASGVQDRRRGRSKYGAKRPK; this is encoded by the coding sequence AGCTGCAGAAGAAGCGGACCACGTGTCCGGCCCTGCAAAGCTGTCCCCAAAAACGGGGGGTGTGTGTCCGGGTTTATACCACCACGCCTAAGAAACCCAATTCGGCGTTGCGCAAGGTTGCGAGGGTGCGCCTCACCAACGGCATCGAGGTGACCACCTATATCCCTGGCGTGGGGCACAATCTCCAGGAGCACTCAGTGGTGCTCATCCGGGGAGGCCGGGTGAAGGATTTGCCGGGCGTGCGCTACCATGTGATTCGGGGTACCCTGGACGCCTCAGGGGTTCAGGATCGCCGGCGGGGACGGTCGAAATACGGGGCCAAGCGGCCGAAATAA